A region from the Fimbriimonadaceae bacterium genome encodes:
- a CDS encoding protein kinase, translated as MIGQVFSGRYELVEETDSGPIYESFKAKEKLTSKDLTLRVLRPEVALEPGFLPEIRAVVEEVGRVNHPNLEQMLGVLSDQGRSFILSEHTSGTSLEDRIKRLSGFSVAVSVNTVVEVAEAVSALHAAGIVHGDISAKTVLATSADSIKVTVPGLWRAYGNSSRAAVAALRAMAPYLAPEVTAGAMPTFQSDIYAIGVLLWQLLTGRLPYTGETPSVVAVKHATAPYQSLRQVTNSVPMPLDKIVEKAMAKEPSGRYRTVEEMLRDLRLLAEALRFGKPLTWPLQPAEAHRTDTVVPELNVANPRKDNDVPKKRNRSDGVPGWLQGIAYVAVGAAVMVLAAWFYFNVQKPKAFPTPNLVGKSQLEAMQDLQKMGLKLRVSRKEMSEKYGEGVIVGQSPTAGEDVLEHSYVEAVVSSGSKFVTVPSLKGKTVAECKDLLKAINLDVSDQIEYVASNDFKRDFVVGQTPEAEEKVPRYSRVKLRVANGDRDDRPEVSERYTLTVVVKNTPDPVVVRVDLSDAKGNRTVHEDTHQPNDSFKVSQRAYGENVEFKVFYDNVLVKTVRPPKPGHESKRNDEDAPPADNDGDPIPEGE; from the coding sequence GTGATCGGCCAGGTCTTCTCCGGTCGGTACGAGTTGGTCGAAGAGACGGACAGTGGTCCGATCTATGAGTCGTTCAAGGCCAAGGAGAAACTGACCTCTAAGGATCTCACCCTGCGTGTTTTACGCCCCGAGGTCGCTCTTGAGCCCGGCTTTTTGCCCGAGATCCGTGCAGTGGTCGAAGAAGTCGGCCGGGTGAACCACCCCAACCTGGAGCAGATGCTCGGCGTGCTGAGCGATCAAGGCCGTAGCTTCATCCTCTCCGAACACACTTCGGGCACAAGCCTGGAAGACCGGATCAAGCGGCTGTCCGGGTTTAGCGTCGCGGTGTCGGTCAACACCGTCGTCGAAGTGGCCGAAGCCGTGTCGGCCTTGCATGCGGCAGGCATCGTCCATGGTGACATCTCGGCCAAGACCGTCTTGGCGACTTCCGCCGACAGCATCAAGGTCACGGTGCCAGGCCTATGGCGAGCCTATGGCAACAGTTCGCGGGCCGCGGTGGCGGCGCTGCGGGCGATGGCACCGTACCTGGCTCCCGAGGTGACGGCAGGGGCGATGCCGACCTTCCAAAGCGACATTTACGCCATCGGCGTCCTGCTCTGGCAACTCTTGACCGGCCGGCTACCCTACACCGGGGAGACGCCTAGCGTCGTGGCAGTGAAGCATGCAACCGCCCCGTACCAGAGTCTCAGGCAGGTCACCAACTCGGTGCCGATGCCCCTCGACAAGATTGTCGAAAAGGCGATGGCCAAGGAGCCGTCGGGCCGCTACCGCACGGTGGAAGAGATGCTCCGTGACCTCCGCCTACTGGCGGAGGCCCTGCGCTTCGGCAAGCCCCTGACGTGGCCCCTGCAGCCTGCCGAAGCCCACCGGACGGACACGGTCGTCCCCGAACTGAACGTGGCCAACCCAAGGAAAGACAACGACGTGCCCAAGAAGAGAAACCGTTCCGACGGAGTCCCCGGCTGGCTCCAGGGTATCGCTTACGTGGCGGTGGGCGCCGCCGTCATGGTCTTGGCGGCTTGGTTCTACTTCAACGTCCAAAAGCCCAAGGCCTTCCCGACCCCGAACCTGGTGGGCAAGTCGCAGCTTGAGGCGATGCAAGACCTCCAGAAGATGGGCCTCAAATTGCGGGTTTCGCGCAAGGAAATGAGCGAAAAGTATGGCGAGGGGGTGATCGTGGGGCAGTCGCCCACGGCCGGTGAGGACGTCCTGGAGCACAGCTATGTCGAGGCCGTCGTCAGTTCGGGCAGTAAGTTCGTCACCGTGCCCTCGCTGAAGGGTAAGACGGTGGCCGAGTGCAAGGACTTGCTCAAGGCGATCAACCTGGACGTCTCCGACCAGATCGAGTACGTCGCCAGCAACGACTTTAAGCGGGACTTTGTCGTCGGGCAGACGCCAGAAGCCGAGGAGAAGGTGCCGCGCTACAGTCGGGTCAAGCTCCGTGTCGCCAACGGCGACCGTGACGACCGGCCGGAGGTGTCGGAACGGTATACGCTCACCGTAGTCGTCAAGAACACTCCGGACCCCGTGGTGGTCCGCGTCGACTTGAGCGACGCTAAGGGCAACCGGACGGTCCATGAGGACACCCACCAACCCAACGACTCGTTCAAAGTCTCTCAGCGGGCCTACGGCGAGAATGTGGAGTTCAAGGTGTTCTACGACAACGTGCTCGTCAAGACCGTCCGTCCCCCCAAACCCGGCCATGAGTCAAAGCGGAACGACGAGGACGCCCCACCGGCGGACAATGACGGCGACCCAATCCCCGAGGGAGAGTAA
- the aroB gene encoding 3-dehydroquinate synthase translates to MTIRHSSGSYDIVFGGIVESLIDLGPDDFLITDTMVAAHYGPFPLDDHRVAVVPSGESSKSPAIYTDLLSSVAKSGLRRNGRIVALGGGVVGDLAGFVAATYMRGVGFLQVPTTLLAMVDSSIGGKVGIDLPEGKNLAGAFYAPNQVRIAVEFLDTLPERQLTNGTAEIWKHAFIADQLLMGTLRHRPIEPGDARMADIIQSSLQVKADIVQADEFETNGLRATLNFGHTIGHALERELGYEGMLHGEAVAVGMYLECLVGEAVGITPPGVAEEVRLGLDSQGLPTHMPFSVEPQAVVQAMKLDKKARGEGLSMSLLTGLGACQLTHGVDERTVLTVLESRQ, encoded by the coding sequence GTGACCATCCGTCACTCCAGCGGTTCCTATGACATCGTCTTCGGTGGCATTGTCGAGAGCCTGATTGACCTTGGCCCGGACGACTTCCTCATCACCGACACGATGGTGGCGGCCCACTACGGGCCGTTCCCCCTGGACGACCACCGCGTGGCGGTCGTCCCGTCGGGCGAATCGAGCAAGTCACCCGCCATCTACACCGACCTTCTGAGTAGCGTCGCCAAGTCCGGCCTCCGACGAAACGGCCGTATCGTTGCTTTGGGTGGCGGCGTAGTCGGGGACCTCGCCGGCTTCGTCGCCGCGACGTACATGCGCGGCGTCGGGTTCCTGCAGGTGCCGACCACCCTCCTTGCCATGGTCGACAGTTCGATCGGCGGCAAGGTCGGCATCGACCTTCCGGAAGGCAAGAACCTCGCCGGAGCGTTCTACGCGCCGAACCAAGTGCGGATTGCCGTCGAGTTCTTGGACACTCTTCCCGAACGGCAGCTCACCAATGGCACGGCGGAAATCTGGAAACACGCCTTCATCGCCGACCAACTGCTCATGGGCACCCTCCGTCACCGACCCATCGAGCCAGGCGACGCGCGAATGGCCGACATTATCCAGAGCAGCCTCCAGGTCAAGGCGGACATTGTCCAAGCCGACGAGTTCGAGACCAACGGTTTGCGGGCGACCCTCAACTTTGGCCACACCATTGGCCATGCCCTAGAGCGGGAACTTGGCTATGAAGGCATGCTCCATGGCGAGGCGGTCGCAGTCGGTATGTACCTGGAGTGTCTCGTCGGCGAAGCGGTCGGGATCACACCCCCCGGCGTCGCCGAAGAGGTCCGTCTGGGTCTGGACAGCCAGGGACTCCCGACCCACATGCCCTTCAGCGTGGAACCACAGGCGGTGGTCCAGGCGATGAAGCTCGATAAGAAGGCTCGCGGCGAAGGCCTGAGCATGAGCCTGCTCACCGGCCTTGGGGCCTGTCAGTTGACGCACGGTGTCGACGAACGGACCGTGCTGACCGTCTTAGAGTCTAGGCAATGA
- the rpe gene encoding ribulose-phosphate 3-epimerase — protein MVLCPSILSCDPSDFATPVRQMMEAGADYIHLDVMDGQFVPPITFGADLASSLAKLGPTPLEAHLMTETPERHFDAFVAAGCRRITFHAEATAHAHRLAQSLRHAGVEAGVAVNPGTSASVLEALVHDVDLVLVMTVNPGWGGQALVESCVEKVRTVRRMRPDVRIQVDGGVDPGTARRLHDAGATDFVAGSFVTKHGDIAANMRALREACA, from the coding sequence ATGGTGTTATGTCCCTCTATCCTGAGTTGCGACCCCTCTGACTTCGCCACTCCCGTCCGTCAGATGATGGAGGCGGGGGCGGACTACATCCACCTTGACGTCATGGACGGACAGTTCGTCCCGCCGATCACGTTCGGCGCCGACCTCGCCTCGTCGCTGGCCAAGCTGGGCCCGACACCGCTCGAAGCCCATTTGATGACCGAGACCCCCGAACGGCATTTCGATGCCTTCGTCGCCGCCGGTTGCCGCCGGATCACCTTCCATGCCGAAGCCACCGCCCACGCCCACCGTTTGGCCCAGAGCCTGCGCCACGCCGGCGTGGAGGCGGGCGTCGCCGTCAACCCGGGCACCTCGGCCTCCGTGCTCGAAGCCTTGGTCCACGACGTCGACTTGGTGCTCGTCATGACGGTCAACCCGGGCTGGGGCGGCCAGGCTTTGGTCGAGTCGTGTGTCGAGAAGGTCCGGACGGTACGGCGGATGCGGCCCGATGTCCGCATCCAGGTGGACGGCGGCGTCGATCCCGGCACCGCCCGACGGCTCCACGACGCAGGTGCCACCGACTTTGTCGCCGGGAGCTTTGTCACCAAGCACGGCGACATCGCCGCCAACATGCGCGCCCTTCGAGAAGCATGCGCCTAA